From Pseudoalteromonas rubra, one genomic window encodes:
- a CDS encoding DUF805 domain-containing protein, translating to MLGLYSDETGLGLLSGLYALIIIIPSTVLSIHRLHDTGRSGWWILISFVPIAGPIVLIVFYVMDSKPGDNEYGPNPKEQLHNTVS from the coding sequence ATGCTTGGTCTTTATTCAGACGAAACCGGTCTCGGTCTTTTAAGCGGCCTTTACGCCCTGATTATAATCATTCCCAGCACTGTCCTGAGCATTCACCGTTTGCACGATACCGGGCGCAGCGGTTGGTGGATTTTGATTTCTTTTGTCCCTATTGCTGGACCAATCGTGTTGATTGTGTTTTATGTCATGGACAGTAAACCGGGTGATAACGAATATGGTCCTAACCCAAAGGAACAATTACATAATACCGTTTCGTAG
- a CDS encoding serine hydrolase domain-containing protein, protein MTKYTFATHFIAAAILGSVSCIAAANCTKPAEATAAELQGGYRDVSELSQAFIDTTPERRGDGVTVGTLNSKSRKDMLVKLAKEIENNAHGHFDSLLIAHKGELVFESYFSRGRINLPHYQASATKVYTGLALGRAIQLGYLSMADLDKPLVSFLKDLDHSKLTKGSDKITLNMALTMRSGIRLNDSQKEALDKISKQLKGQQHAQALLERSAPIGADSLTFKYQDDPMLVMHVIDAVVPGSAEAFIKKELLDKLDINAYHWQTADNGLPEAGWRVNMTSRDMLKWGTLAQNKGVWQGEQLIPKEFIARAVSPQLYTGDDDMFGGGKDVSKQGYGYYWWNAELNNGDRQFYSASAQGGGGQYIILIEELDLVAVVTASRRENNTLQLMAERVIPAFM, encoded by the coding sequence ATGACCAAATATACATTCGCTACACATTTTATTGCTGCCGCCATATTAGGTAGCGTGAGCTGCATTGCTGCGGCAAACTGTACCAAACCAGCAGAAGCCACCGCTGCAGAGCTGCAAGGCGGCTATCGGGATGTTTCTGAACTCAGTCAGGCTTTTATCGATACAACGCCTGAGCGCAGGGGCGACGGAGTGACTGTTGGTACTTTAAATAGCAAAAGTCGCAAAGACATGTTGGTGAAGCTCGCTAAAGAGATAGAAAATAACGCACATGGGCATTTCGACAGCTTACTGATTGCACATAAGGGGGAGTTGGTTTTCGAGTCTTATTTTTCTCGTGGCCGTATCAACTTGCCGCACTATCAGGCATCTGCAACTAAGGTATACACGGGCCTGGCACTTGGTCGGGCTATCCAACTGGGTTATCTGAGCATGGCCGATTTAGACAAGCCTTTAGTAAGTTTTTTAAAGGATCTGGATCATAGCAAACTTACCAAGGGGAGCGATAAAATTACGCTTAATATGGCACTCACCATGCGCTCCGGGATCCGGCTTAATGACAGCCAAAAAGAGGCGCTGGACAAAATCTCTAAACAACTTAAAGGGCAGCAGCATGCACAGGCATTATTGGAACGCAGTGCGCCAATCGGTGCTGACTCACTGACGTTCAAATACCAGGATGACCCTATGCTGGTGATGCATGTGATCGATGCTGTGGTGCCGGGCTCTGCCGAAGCTTTTATTAAAAAAGAACTACTTGATAAACTCGATATCAATGCGTATCACTGGCAAACCGCTGATAATGGTCTGCCTGAAGCTGGCTGGCGGGTCAATATGACGTCACGAGATATGCTTAAATGGGGGACTCTGGCACAAAACAAAGGCGTGTGGCAGGGTGAGCAACTCATTCCTAAGGAATTCATTGCGAGGGCAGTCAGCCCGCAGCTGTATACTGGCGATGACGACATGTTTGGTGGTGGCAAAGATGTGTCAAAACAGGGCTATGGCTACTACTGGTGGAACGCTGAGTTGAACAATGGTGACAGACAGTTTTACAGTGCATCGGCTCAGGGAGGTGGAGGTCAGTACATTATTTTAATTGAGGAACTCGATCTTGTCGCGGTTGTCACAGCGAGTCGCAGGGAAAACAACACGCTGCAATTAATGGCCGAGCGAGTAATCCCTGCCTTTATGTAG
- a CDS encoding substrate-binding periplasmic protein: MIDVATEALAISGYQVRYIEMPWLRAIHQAREGKVHAIVGAFKDDAPDFLFPKVPILRLSPNTLFTLSDNTWTYKNQHSLNKVRLGAVQGYDYGHLLNAYIKSHRSSPNKYITLITGDDVVARSLRLLTSKRIDAYVDAGPVVWYQAKQLGISDKIKSVGSVSPLEPAYIAFSPRLENSEQLTLALDLGVLRLQLDGRLASIAEKYGLRDEHYR, encoded by the coding sequence ATGATTGATGTTGCCACAGAGGCGCTCGCCATCTCGGGGTATCAAGTTCGTTATATTGAAATGCCCTGGCTCAGGGCCATCCATCAGGCCAGGGAAGGAAAAGTACACGCCATTGTGGGTGCCTTCAAAGACGATGCACCGGATTTTCTCTTTCCAAAAGTGCCCATACTGAGGCTAAGTCCAAACACTTTGTTTACTCTGTCCGACAACACATGGACATACAAAAACCAACACTCGTTGAACAAAGTCCGCCTCGGCGCTGTTCAGGGATATGACTATGGCCATTTGCTGAATGCATACATAAAATCACATCGTAGTTCTCCCAATAAGTACATTACGCTGATAACGGGTGACGATGTTGTGGCACGCAGTTTAAGGTTATTAACCAGTAAGCGGATAGATGCTTATGTTGATGCGGGCCCCGTTGTCTGGTACCAGGCCAAACAGCTCGGGATCAGTGATAAAATCAAATCGGTTGGTTCAGTCAGCCCGCTGGAGCCTGCTTACATTGCCTTTTCTCCGCGCCTTGAAAATAGCGAACAATTAACTTTAGCACTCGACCTCGGTGTCCTCAGGCTGCAACTGGACGGCCGCCTGGCGAGCATTGCTGAAAAGTACGGGCTCAGAGATGAACACTATCGATAG
- a CDS encoding alpha-amylase family glycosyl hydrolase: MTIKPLVVALGVITGSVVLNACNSINDNKTSLETASNAAAATQQAETKPVVYQVFTRLFGNTNSNNIPWGTKAQNGVGKFADFTPKALAEIKAMGVSHVWYTGVLHHGLVGDYTKYGISVDDPDVVKGRAGSPYAVKDYYNVNPDLAIDPANRLAEFEALIDRTHEAGMKVVIDIVPNHVARNYQSLSAPQGVSDFGANDDTSKTYARDNNFYYVTGQDFRVPSSDDYQVLGGEQHPLADGQFVESPAKWTGNGARKAQPHIHDWYETVKVNYGVKPDGSYDFATLPAHYATLDYRAHYAFWQDKKLPDSWYKFRDITYYWLDKGVDGFRYDMAEMVPVEFWSFLNASIKVKNPDAFILAEVYNPTLYRSYIAQGKMDYLYDKVGFYDSLKALMQGKGTAQEVLDVHASVADIAPHMLHFLENHDEQRIASPEFAGDANKGKPAMVVSHLISKAPTLIYFGQSVGEDGSEMAGFGKPSRTSIFDYIGVPAHQAWMNHGKFDGALLSDEQKALRAYYQKLMNMASLSAVAEGTLVSTQVTTPEGKSAHKVMSFARESKSQRLVVVSNFDAHHAQNVSITLPEGWHGKAQDLLEQHGPVVLRNNQLTVTLAPLASAVFELEN; the protein is encoded by the coding sequence ATGACAATAAAACCATTGGTGGTCGCGCTAGGGGTGATCACTGGTTCTGTGGTACTGAACGCTTGTAACAGTATCAATGACAACAAGACTTCTTTAGAGACAGCCAGCAACGCAGCAGCAGCGACACAACAGGCAGAGACAAAGCCAGTTGTTTATCAGGTATTTACCCGCCTGTTTGGGAATACCAATAGTAACAATATTCCGTGGGGTACAAAGGCGCAAAATGGAGTTGGAAAATTTGCCGATTTTACGCCCAAAGCGCTGGCTGAAATCAAGGCCATGGGTGTGAGTCACGTTTGGTATACCGGTGTATTGCATCATGGTTTAGTAGGTGACTATACCAAGTATGGGATATCAGTGGACGACCCGGATGTAGTCAAAGGCCGCGCAGGGTCCCCTTATGCCGTTAAAGACTATTACAACGTTAATCCGGATCTGGCCATTGACCCAGCCAACAGACTGGCAGAATTCGAAGCTCTGATAGACCGCACTCACGAAGCGGGTATGAAAGTGGTGATTGACATAGTCCCCAATCATGTCGCTCGTAATTATCAATCGCTTAGTGCGCCACAAGGCGTAAGCGACTTCGGTGCGAACGACGACACGTCAAAGACCTATGCCCGTGATAACAACTTTTACTACGTTACTGGCCAGGATTTTCGTGTCCCGAGCTCAGATGATTATCAGGTGCTTGGGGGCGAGCAACACCCACTTGCCGATGGTCAGTTCGTTGAAAGCCCGGCCAAATGGACAGGCAATGGTGCACGTAAAGCGCAGCCTCATATTCATGACTGGTATGAAACCGTTAAGGTCAATTACGGTGTAAAACCCGATGGCAGCTATGACTTTGCCACCTTGCCGGCACACTATGCCACGCTTGACTACCGTGCCCACTATGCATTCTGGCAAGATAAAAAACTGCCAGACAGCTGGTATAAGTTTCGTGATATCACCTATTACTGGTTGGATAAAGGTGTTGACGGCTTCCGTTATGACATGGCGGAGATGGTTCCGGTGGAATTCTGGAGTTTCCTGAATGCCTCAATCAAGGTGAAAAACCCGGATGCCTTTATCCTCGCAGAAGTTTACAACCCAACCCTGTATCGTTCATATATCGCGCAGGGAAAAATGGACTACCTGTACGATAAAGTCGGTTTTTATGATTCTCTTAAAGCCCTGATGCAGGGCAAAGGCACGGCGCAGGAAGTACTGGACGTCCATGCCAGTGTAGCGGATATTGCGCCTCATATGCTGCACTTCCTGGAAAACCATGATGAGCAGCGTATTGCAAGCCCGGAGTTTGCCGGCGATGCAAATAAAGGTAAGCCCGCCATGGTCGTTAGTCATTTGATCAGTAAAGCACCAACTTTGATTTACTTCGGTCAGAGCGTGGGTGAAGACGGCTCTGAGATGGCGGGATTCGGCAAGCCCAGTCGTACCAGCATTTTTGATTACATCGGTGTGCCGGCCCATCAGGCCTGGATGAACCATGGCAAGTTTGATGGTGCTTTGCTGAGCGATGAACAAAAGGCGTTACGTGCTTATTATCAGAAACTAATGAATATGGCGTCTTTAAGCGCGGTGGCTGAGGGCACATTGGTTTCAACGCAAGTGACAACACCAGAGGGTAAATCTGCACACAAAGTAATGAGCTTTGCTCGTGAAAGCAAGTCACAGCGCCTGGTCGTGGTCAGCAACTTTGATGCACATCACGCTCAGAATGTATCAATTACATTGCCCGAAGGCTGGCATGGCAAGGCACAGGATCTGCTTGAGCAACATGGCCCGGTAGTACTTCGTAATAATCAACTGACGGTGACCCTGGCACCGCTGGCCAGTGCGGTCTTTGAATTAGAGAATTAA
- a CDS encoding LysR family transcriptional regulator: protein MRQLGKMSLFAHVVEAGSVSGAADKLGLSKSAVSQHLKTLEQDLGVVLIKRTTRRQFLTEPGKRFYESCKVLNQIAADAWENIQAQQSEPEGKVHITAPNALVETLLAPVISNLIRQYPGVIIKLTCEDQQLDLMAHDIDIAVRIGVSKDSTLRQKRLGAFRDVLCGHPRFSDASLEQSPYVANAWEGEPIAYQFVSENGESKAFSPKVSCITNAFHSTVSLIRCGAGVGLIPDFYIHKGLPGITALLPDESLPENSVYLLTPFSKHVPLAVKVCMDALSEYIQAQLLNTQ from the coding sequence ATGCGCCAACTTGGAAAAATGTCGCTGTTTGCTCATGTGGTCGAGGCAGGTTCGGTATCCGGTGCGGCAGATAAATTAGGTTTATCAAAATCAGCGGTCAGCCAGCATTTAAAAACGCTTGAGCAAGATCTCGGGGTCGTGCTTATCAAGCGAACAACCCGCCGACAGTTTCTGACTGAACCTGGCAAACGTTTTTATGAGTCCTGCAAGGTACTCAATCAGATCGCAGCAGATGCCTGGGAGAATATTCAGGCTCAACAAAGTGAGCCGGAGGGCAAGGTGCATATCACGGCACCCAATGCACTGGTAGAAACATTGCTTGCGCCTGTTATTTCAAATCTGATACGGCAGTATCCGGGCGTCATTATTAAGTTAACTTGCGAAGACCAGCAATTGGATTTGATGGCGCATGATATAGACATTGCCGTTCGTATTGGTGTTTCTAAAGACAGCACGCTCAGGCAAAAGCGTTTGGGGGCGTTTCGTGATGTGTTATGTGGACATCCACGTTTTAGTGACGCCTCACTGGAACAGTCCCCCTATGTTGCTAACGCCTGGGAAGGAGAACCTATTGCATATCAGTTTGTCTCAGAAAATGGTGAATCTAAGGCATTCAGTCCTAAAGTAAGTTGCATCACCAACGCATTTCATAGCACAGTCTCTTTGATCCGTTGCGGGGCGGGAGTAGGCCTGATCCCGGACTTTTATATACATAAAGGTCTGCCTGGCATCACTGCCTTGTTGCCCGATGAAAGTTTGCCCGAAAATTCAGTGTATTTACTTACCCCTTTTTCAAAGCATGTTCCCTTGGCCGTGAAAGTTTGCATGGATGCACTTAGTGAGTACATTCAGGCTCAGTTATTAAATACACAGTAG
- a CDS encoding tryptophan halogenase family protein, protein MNKKRIVILGGGTAGWMAANLMAKSWQDQPIEIALVESPDIGIIGVGEGSTPQFKGFMDFMGISEAQWMPACNATYKNGIRFIDWSTRPGFSSYFHPFPSQPDDYSAPAFFHNSFVRRKAIDVAGHPDPFFLTTYLAEQAKAPIAAHHFPFEINYGYHFDAGKLGLFLAQTARDLGVEHIQANVSDVRKHTNGDIAALVCEQGTEITGDVFIDCSGFRSLLMQQHLDVGFESFANNLFNDAAVVLPTEQGDVISSETQSIARKFGWSWHIPLTNRIGNGYVYSRRYCDPDKAETELRTALGLLDSDVEARHLTMKVGQVKKHWHKNCLAIGLSQGFIEPLEATALHIVQETVQSFIECYQDGEFTDKLKTRHNQSLDARYQAIRDYIVAHYRVNSRADTQYWRDNANNNQLSRSLYDVLQTWVSGKNLSDELHRQDIDKYYPSVSWHCLLAGYGIYPEQSQLIAGNEAANKYDLSQVQDYIARCGLNFEDHRAQLERLAQMR, encoded by the coding sequence ATGAATAAAAAGAGAATCGTGATTTTAGGCGGTGGTACAGCAGGCTGGATGGCGGCTAACCTGATGGCCAAAAGCTGGCAGGACCAGCCGATTGAGATTGCCCTGGTCGAGTCACCGGATATTGGCATCATTGGCGTGGGCGAAGGCTCTACTCCCCAGTTCAAGGGGTTTATGGACTTTATGGGGATCAGTGAAGCGCAGTGGATGCCAGCGTGTAACGCAACTTATAAAAATGGCATTCGTTTTATTGACTGGTCAACGCGTCCTGGCTTTAGCAGCTACTTTCATCCCTTTCCTTCACAGCCCGACGATTATTCAGCGCCAGCCTTCTTTCATAACAGCTTTGTTCGAAGAAAAGCGATTGATGTAGCAGGCCACCCAGACCCATTTTTTCTTACTACCTATCTGGCCGAGCAGGCTAAAGCCCCAATCGCTGCGCATCATTTTCCGTTTGAAATTAACTATGGCTATCATTTTGATGCCGGTAAGCTTGGGCTCTTCTTAGCTCAAACAGCCCGCGATTTGGGCGTTGAGCACATTCAGGCCAATGTCAGCGATGTGCGTAAACATACAAATGGTGACATTGCAGCGTTGGTATGTGAGCAGGGAACGGAAATTACAGGTGATGTATTTATCGACTGCTCGGGCTTTCGCAGTTTATTAATGCAGCAGCATCTGGATGTGGGCTTTGAGTCTTTTGCCAACAACTTGTTTAATGACGCCGCTGTGGTTTTGCCAACAGAACAGGGTGATGTGATTTCTTCTGAAACCCAGTCCATTGCCCGTAAGTTTGGCTGGAGTTGGCATATACCTCTGACCAACCGCATTGGTAATGGCTATGTCTACAGCCGACGCTATTGCGATCCGGATAAAGCTGAAACCGAATTACGTACCGCACTGGGTTTGCTGGACAGTGACGTTGAAGCCCGTCACTTGACCATGAAGGTGGGGCAGGTCAAAAAGCATTGGCACAAAAACTGCCTTGCCATTGGATTGTCACAAGGGTTTATTGAGCCGCTGGAAGCGACTGCGCTTCATATTGTTCAGGAAACCGTTCAAAGCTTTATTGAATGTTATCAGGACGGCGAGTTCACCGATAAGCTCAAAACCAGGCATAACCAGTCACTCGATGCCCGTTACCAGGCCATTCGCGATTATATTGTGGCGCATTATCGTGTAAACAGCAGAGCCGATACACAATACTGGCGTGATAACGCGAACAACAATCAGCTTTCGCGTTCTTTATATGACGTATTGCAAACCTGGGTGTCGGGCAAAAATTTATCGGATGAATTACATCGTCAGGATATCGACAAGTATTACCCCTCCGTCAGTTGGCACTGTTTACTCGCTGGTTACGGTATCTATCCCGAGCAGTCTCAGTTGATCGCTGGCAATGAGGCGGCAAACAAGTACGACTTATCACAGGTACAGGATTACATTGCCCGATGCGGATTAAACTTTGAAGACCACCGCGCGCAACTTGAGCGTTTGGCCCAGATGCGATAA
- a CDS encoding MFS transporter → MQKQKPQLSFWQIWNMCFGFLGIQFGFALQNGNVSRIFQTLGAKVDDIPILWVAAPLTGLIVQPIIGYWSDRTWGKLGRRRPFFLYGAILTTLSLFFMPNSPTLWIAAGMLWIMDASINVTMEPFRALVGDNLNEKQRANGYAMQSFFIGIGAVVASALPWMMTNWFGISNTAEPGQIPESVKYAFYFGGVVLFLAVGWTILKTKEYSPQQLAEFAGEAVETQTKQSHQAINYARAALISGVIGGGILAAVIGLQLEKELYLLSGLFLSFTLVLLIAGYLQQRGSTSGGFYNVIYDVFTMPDTMRQLAVVQFFSWFALFAMWIYTTSAVTSFHYGTTEVTSKAYNDGADWVGVLFAAYNGFAALAAVCIPVMVNRLGMRGAHCINLLFGAGALLSFKMITDPGLLWLPMVGIGFAWASILSLPYAMLSNSLPAHKMGVFMGIFNFFIVIPQLMAASVLGLILRNLFDNQPIFALVVGGVSFLLAAVAVMRVKIEQQ, encoded by the coding sequence ATGCAAAAACAAAAACCACAACTCAGCTTCTGGCAGATCTGGAATATGTGCTTTGGCTTTCTGGGGATCCAGTTTGGCTTTGCACTGCAAAATGGTAATGTCAGCCGGATTTTTCAGACGCTGGGCGCCAAAGTCGATGATATTCCAATCCTGTGGGTTGCCGCTCCACTCACTGGTCTAATTGTACAGCCAATCATTGGTTACTGGAGTGACCGAACCTGGGGGAAACTAGGCCGCAGAAGACCCTTCTTCCTATATGGCGCCATTCTGACGACCTTGTCGTTGTTCTTTATGCCTAATTCTCCCACGCTCTGGATAGCAGCGGGCATGCTGTGGATCATGGATGCATCTATTAACGTGACCATGGAGCCATTCAGGGCACTGGTAGGTGATAACCTCAACGAAAAACAACGTGCCAATGGTTATGCTATGCAGAGCTTCTTTATTGGTATCGGTGCTGTCGTGGCATCGGCTTTGCCCTGGATGATGACCAACTGGTTTGGGATCAGTAATACTGCAGAGCCGGGTCAGATCCCAGAGTCTGTCAAGTATGCTTTCTACTTCGGTGGTGTGGTGTTATTTCTGGCGGTAGGCTGGACCATTCTGAAAACCAAAGAATATAGCCCGCAACAGCTGGCTGAGTTTGCCGGTGAAGCGGTTGAAACGCAAACTAAGCAAAGCCATCAGGCGATCAACTACGCACGCGCAGCACTTATTTCCGGCGTGATTGGTGGAGGGATCCTGGCTGCTGTGATTGGGCTGCAGCTGGAAAAAGAGCTGTATTTGCTGAGCGGACTGTTTTTATCCTTTACGTTGGTCCTGCTAATTGCTGGTTACCTTCAGCAGCGCGGTAGCACCTCAGGTGGCTTTTATAATGTTATCTACGATGTCTTTACTATGCCCGACACCATGCGCCAGCTTGCAGTGGTGCAATTCTTCAGCTGGTTTGCCTTGTTTGCTATGTGGATCTATACCACCTCGGCGGTCACCAGCTTTCACTATGGTACGACAGAAGTAACCAGCAAAGCCTATAACGATGGTGCTGACTGGGTGGGTGTACTGTTTGCCGCTTACAACGGTTTTGCCGCACTGGCTGCGGTGTGTATCCCGGTAATGGTGAATCGTCTAGGCATGCGTGGTGCACACTGTATCAACCTCCTGTTTGGTGCCGGTGCGCTATTGAGTTTTAAAATGATAACTGACCCTGGCTTGCTTTGGCTGCCTATGGTTGGGATTGGCTTTGCCTGGGCCTCAATCCTTTCACTGCCTTACGCCATGCTGAGTAACTCATTACCAGCGCATAAAATGGGCGTATTTATGGGGATATTTAATTTCTTCATCGTGATCCCGCAGTTGATGGCGGCCAGTGTACTAGGCCTGATCCTGAGAAACCTATTTGATAATCAACCGATTTTTGCATTAGTGGTTGGTGGTGTGTCGTTCCTGCTTGCAGCAGTTGCTGTAATGCGGGTGAAAATCGAACAACAATAA
- a CDS encoding glycoside hydrolase family 15 protein — MKKLSSLTLALIAAGLVGCGSANNAVESQQAAPGAPGDKPYWAYSGKTGIGTSYEAYEQGQYSDEASTETVSKVWFSIAKGMITETMFGLIHQAQIKDMQFIVTGPDFTVTEQDALDVSIDYLDKDAQGRPLSLAYKVISKDKQGRFTLEKYIFTDPDGQTLFVRAKVETELNDVKLFVNVNPYVNNNGLNDFAKVTDEGLVAWEGDNYLTLQSSNGFKQASVGFTGQSDGLAQLKASQSMSQRYTNTGVQSGNVNWLAELGDVDQQATFDLALSFGKSQSASFQQGAQSLKRGYHQVLAHYNGEGDTIGWRDYLSSLEPMQKLSGYTADQGKLLYTSALVLKAQEDKTHAGALIASLSNPWGDTVAAEQGHTGYKAVWVRDFYQVAMAFLAMGDPKTALTAFEYLEKVQVTDKTPGNQGDTGWFLQKTHVDGELEWVGVQLDQTAMPIMLAWKLWQAGVLSDEKLVHWYKRMLQPAAEFLVEGGLAKILWNDTQITPPATQQERWEEQNGYSPSTTAAIIAGLVAASDIAKLAGDKAGSERYMVTAKRYDSEVESTMFTTKGNLPSKQSDGKYFVRIGKDANPNTDTKLSDNNGRSGLDKKQIIDGGFLELVRYGVRAADASSITNTLPEYEDENLPENLRVKYSFNFAGDPNSYPGYRRYGNDGYGEDEIRGTNYAEQGQNTAGQRGRVWPFFTGERGHYEIAAASQVNALNDTAVQRIKYTYIKGMEHFANEGLMLPEQVWDGVGVNPFGYTLGEGTNSATPLAWTHAEYVKLVRSLADKQVWDHYPIVEQALK, encoded by the coding sequence ATGAAAAAACTTTCTAGTTTAACTCTGGCATTGATTGCCGCCGGACTTGTTGGTTGCGGCAGCGCGAATAACGCGGTTGAGTCACAGCAGGCTGCGCCGGGCGCACCGGGTGATAAGCCATACTGGGCCTATTCAGGTAAAACCGGGATTGGTACCTCTTATGAGGCCTACGAGCAAGGGCAGTATTCTGATGAGGCAAGTACAGAAACCGTTTCCAAAGTGTGGTTTTCTATTGCCAAAGGCATGATCACAGAAACTATGTTTGGCCTGATCCATCAGGCTCAGATCAAAGACATGCAGTTTATTGTCACCGGCCCGGATTTTACGGTAACGGAGCAAGACGCACTGGACGTCAGTATTGATTACCTGGACAAAGACGCACAAGGTCGTCCGCTGTCTTTAGCATACAAAGTTATCAGCAAAGACAAGCAAGGCCGTTTTACGCTTGAAAAATACATATTCACCGACCCCGACGGGCAAACCTTGTTCGTTCGCGCGAAAGTGGAAACTGAACTGAATGATGTGAAGTTGTTTGTTAACGTAAACCCGTACGTAAATAATAACGGGTTGAATGACTTTGCTAAGGTAACGGACGAGGGTCTGGTTGCCTGGGAAGGAGACAACTACCTGACATTGCAAAGCAGCAATGGTTTTAAACAGGCGAGTGTTGGCTTTACTGGTCAAAGCGATGGTCTGGCGCAGCTTAAGGCAAGTCAGTCAATGTCACAACGCTACACCAATACCGGTGTACAAAGCGGCAACGTTAATTGGTTAGCAGAGCTGGGTGACGTTGACCAGCAGGCCACATTCGACCTGGCACTGAGTTTTGGCAAATCGCAAAGCGCGAGTTTCCAGCAGGGCGCTCAGTCACTTAAGCGTGGCTATCACCAGGTATTGGCCCACTACAACGGTGAGGGCGATACGATTGGCTGGCGCGATTACCTGAGTAGCCTTGAGCCTATGCAGAAGCTCAGCGGTTATACGGCCGATCAGGGAAAACTACTTTATACCAGTGCTTTGGTGTTAAAGGCGCAGGAAGATAAAACCCATGCTGGAGCGCTCATTGCGTCCTTGTCTAACCCTTGGGGTGACACGGTTGCAGCCGAGCAAGGTCATACCGGTTATAAAGCGGTCTGGGTACGCGATTTCTATCAGGTGGCTATGGCATTTTTGGCCATGGGTGACCCAAAAACGGCATTGACTGCGTTTGAATATCTGGAAAAAGTACAAGTTACCGATAAAACGCCTGGCAATCAGGGTGACACGGGCTGGTTCTTACAGAAAACCCATGTTGACGGTGAGCTGGAGTGGGTTGGTGTGCAACTGGATCAGACTGCTATGCCAATTATGCTGGCATGGAAACTTTGGCAGGCCGGTGTGCTGAGCGATGAGAAGCTTGTCCATTGGTACAAGCGCATGTTGCAACCCGCAGCTGAGTTTTTGGTAGAAGGGGGTCTGGCCAAAATCCTCTGGAACGATACGCAGATCACGCCACCAGCAACACAGCAGGAGCGTTGGGAAGAGCAGAATGGCTATTCACCTTCGACAACGGCCGCTATTATTGCAGGGTTAGTCGCGGCCAGTGATATTGCCAAACTAGCAGGCGATAAAGCGGGCAGTGAGCGCTATATGGTTACGGCTAAGCGATACGACAGTGAAGTAGAATCCACCATGTTCACCACAAAGGGCAACTTGCCGTCTAAGCAAAGTGATGGCAAGTACTTTGTCCGAATTGGTAAAGATGCAAATCCGAATACAGATACTAAGCTGAGTGACAACAATGGTCGTTCAGGTTTGGATAAGAAGCAGATCATTGATGGTGGCTTCCTTGAGTTAGTACGCTATGGTGTAAGAGCCGCTGATGCCAGTAGCATCACTAATACGTTACCAGAGTATGAAGATGAAAACCTGCCTGAGAATCTGCGCGTAAAATATAGCTTTAACTTTGCCGGCGACCCGAATAGTTATCCGGGCTACCGCCGTTATGGCAACGACGGTTACGGTGAAGACGAAATACGTGGCACGAACTATGCCGAGCAGGGTCAGAACACGGCCGGTCAGCGTGGTCGGGTTTGGCCTTTCTTTACCGGTGAGCGCGGCCACTACGAGATAGCGGCAGCCAGCCAGGTTAATGCCTTGAATGACACTGCGGTGCAACGTATCAAGTACACTTACATCAAAGGCATGGAGCATTTTGCCAACGAAGGTCTGATGCTCCCTGAGCAGGTCTGGGATGGCGTGGGCGTAAACCCGTTCGGTTATACACTGGGCGAGGGCACTAACTCTGCCACACCGTTGGCATGGACACATGCTGAGTATGTGAAGCTGGTTCGCTCTTTGGCAGACAAGCAAGTCTGGGATCATTATCCAATTGTGGAGCAGGCGCTTAAGTAA